Below is a window of Arabidopsis thaliana chromosome 2, partial sequence DNA.
CATAGACCGTTgacattattttaattttagagtaATCGACTATCTATTAATTATGTGGCGAAACCGGAAGCATAACAGTCGATGACTCATCAACTATGTGGCCAAATTATTACGCAGAATGTGACAATCGACTTTAAAAATTATCATGACAACTCAGAATCACACATTTTGCCCATAACAATCggacaaaagtaaaataatatatatcttatatttgttgaagttttgttggttgatgttacaaacttttatgttataaataGAGCTCGTTGAATAAAATCAGTatagagaaacaacaaaactcaaaccaatatggtgatgatgatgatcaagaaCCATGTAAGATCTATAAGCTTACAATCAAGATCTCATCCTAGCACAGCAGCGATCGAGGAGTCGCTCGACAAATTTCTTATCACTATGAACACGTCGACAATGGCGTCGTCTGAGTCGGTTCACTCCGGTTTATCGGGGTTGGAGGATCTGTACGACTGTTCGGAAGATCTTCTGAAGATGGGTTCGACGCAAAGGGTGTTGTCGTTTagtgatgagaagaagaagaagaagaggaaagtgaAGGGAGAGTTTATGGAGGAAATGCTTGATGGTTCGTTGAGGCTAATGGATATATGCAACGTCTCGAGGGATCTCATGGTTGAGACTCATGAGCATGTTCTTGGTCTTCAGTCTTGTGTTAGGAGAAGGAAAGATGTCGACGTCTCGGGATATGTCGGGTTTAGGAAAAACATGAGGaaagaagtgaagaagctTCTTGGATCTTTAAAGA
It encodes the following:
- a CDS encoding DUF241 domain protein, putative (DUF241) (Arabidopsis protein of unknown function (DUF241); FUNCTIONS IN: molecular_function unknown; INVOLVED IN: biological_process unknown; LOCATED IN: cellular_component unknown; EXPRESSED IN: shoot apex, leaf; EXPRESSED DURING: seedling growth; CONTAINS InterPro DOMAIN/s: Protein of unknown function DUF241, plant (InterPro:IPR004320); BEST Arabidopsis thaliana protein match is: Arabidopsis protein of unknown function (DUF241) (TAIR:AT4G35690.1); Has 438 Blast hits to 428 proteins in 12 species: Archae - 0; Bacteria - 0; Metazoa - 0; Fungi - 0; Plants - 438; Viruses - 0; Other Eukaryotes - 0 (source: NCBI BLink).), which gives rise to MVMMMIKNHVRSISLQSRSHPSTAAIEESLDKFLITMNTSTMASSESVHSGLSGLEDLYDCSEDLLKMGSTQRVLSFSDEKKKKKRKVKGEFMEEMLDGSLRLMDICNVSRDLMVETHEHVLGLQSCVRRRKDVDVSGYVGFRKNMRKEVKKLLGSLKNINVGLVMRDHGYDQDGDIHFLAVIHAMRRVVYMTVSVLKSFFEFLSGRQNGNDVRSKLALVLMNKKFHDHDKMVKNELENVDSAICGDSISHDDLHEKLEEVEVWIGKFEKSLEGLFRGLIKTRASLLNIISQ